From one Suricata suricatta isolate VVHF042 chromosome 8, meerkat_22Aug2017_6uvM2_HiC, whole genome shotgun sequence genomic stretch:
- the HMGB4 gene encoding high mobility group protein B4 produces MNMEKEIQLRPKANVSSYIHFLLNYRNKFKEQQPNTYLGFKEFSRKCSEKWRSIPKHEKAKYEALAKLDKARYQEEMMNYVGKKKKRRKRDPYAPRRPPSSFLLFCQDHYAQLKRENPDWSVVQVAKASGKMWSAKTEAEKQPYEQRAALLRAKYHEELEIYRKQCKASKCHQRRGKMESDKAGGSN; encoded by the coding sequence atGAACATGGAGAAAGAAATTCAGCTAAGGCCCAAGGCAAATGTCTCTTCTTACATCCACTTTTTGCTGAATTACAGGAACAAGTTCAAGGAGCAGCAGCCAAATACCTACCTTGGCTTTAAAGAGTTCTCTAGAAAGTGTTCGGAAAAATGGAGGTCCATCCCAAAGCATGAAAAGGCCAAATATGAAGCCCTGGCCAAGCTCGACAAAGCCCGATACCAGGAAGAGATGATGAATTATGTTGGCAAGAAGAAGAAGCGGAGAAAGCGGGACCCTTACGCACCCAGACGACCCCCATCATCTTTTTTGCTCTTCTGCCAAGACCACTATGCCCAGCTGAAGAGGGAGAATCCGGACTGGTCAGTAGTGCAGGTGGCAAAGGCCTCAGGGAAGATGTGGTCTGCAAAAACAGAGGCTGAAAAACAACCATATGAGCAAAGAGCAGCTCTTCTGAGAGCCAAGTACCATGAGGAGCTGGAAATCTATCGTAAACAATGTAAAGCCAGCAAGTGCCACCAGCGAAGAGGGAAAATGGAGTCGGACAAGGCTGGTGGAtccaattag